The following are encoded together in the Macadamia integrifolia cultivar HAES 741 chromosome 10, SCU_Mint_v3, whole genome shotgun sequence genome:
- the LOC122090586 gene encoding uncharacterized protein LOC122090586 — translation MMNGSIYLAAFFLNPNKIFKAIADNPDNELDLAQKASDAFNDVLVRLVPDETLQDKINVQVDKYTTVQESFAKDMAIRQRDKLNPISWWSRHGSTASELSKLALRILGLCCSSSGCERNWSTFEFVSIDY, via the exons atgatgaatggatcaatatatttagctgcctttttcctcaatccaaacaaaatCTTTAAGGCAATAGCAGATAATCCTGATAATGAGTTAGACTtagctcaaaaagcaagtgatgccttcaatgatgttcttgtaaggttggtgcctgatgagaccttgcaagataaaatcaatgtccaggttgacaagtataccactgttcaagaaagttttgcaaaggacatggcgattagacaaagggacaagttgaatccta tctcttggtggtctcgACATGGAAGTACTGCTTCTGAGctttcaaagcttgcattgcgcatacttggtctttgttgctcatcttctggttgtgagcgcaattggagcacatttgaatttgtgagtattgactattga